GAAATTCGATGCCACGAGGCGAAAATGCGTTGCGTCGGAGAGTACTTGGCAATGAGGTCTCTATTTACATTGGCTATGGTTGCGGGGATGTGGCCGTCTTGTTCTCCCGTAGCGATTGAGACATGTACTCTGTCATAAAACAGATCAAGAACAACAGATTATGCTGCACAGAAGAGTTCAAGATAACCAGCGAGGCCCGAATCAGTGATGCTAGACTCGTCAGAGGCGCCTGCAGGAGAACGGGTGGTCTTCCTGAGCAGATTCTGACGAGGGCCGTGGTTCGCTCATTATTTTCGTTGTCTTCTCGCGACAGGCGTGGTGCTCTCGAGGCCACGCGCAGCATGGAGTGAAGACTCTCAATAATCGTACTAAGGCGATTATGGTTAGAAATAGAGAGGGAAAAATGTCGAGCGTTCTTAACGGTTGCTTCAACATCTCCTAACATGAGCGTGGGGGCAGTGAGAGGTATTTAATTAATAAATCAAATCCAGTAAATATATGACATCGACCTATCAATTATACGTGTACTTGGATTTATCCCTCTTAATGATTATATGTTCGGGTATATGATGAAATCCTATGGGTTGTGTttttaatatatatattcccaCACCCGACAACACATGAGCTCTCTCCACTGAAGAATTGGACTTAGCCCAAACTTGCTCCAGACCTTGGTGTGGTTATGGCCATGTCTCACTACCTAAGAATCGACTATCTGACCAGAGACATTGTCGTTGACGTCTGAAATCACAGTTGCCAACAAAAAGTTGTATCGTCATGGCGCAAAAGCTCGAGTTCACTTCGACCGAGCAAATTTATCTTCTCGCCATGATAAGTGACATCAACCACGAATACATCAACAACAGGCAAGGTGGCCGAGTGGTTAAGGCGTCAGTTTTGAATTTGAGCAAACTCAATAGCTGATTCCCTAGGGATCGTCGGTTCGAATCCGGCCCTTgtcgtttctttttttccctttttttttaatcCGATTTCAATCTGGAACTTGAATTATGGTTAGAAAGATGGCTGAGTAATTTctttgattctgattgggTGATGTAAATGAAACGGGCTCTGTCGAAAGTGGAGTCCAGTCTTAGGGAGGACGACTCAATACCTGGGTGTTTTCCAAGTAGGATATCATCTCTTGCCCTCATTTCTCTTGAGAGTCGCGTTCTCGCGCGGTTTATCATTTTCCAAATTCCCAGCTCTTTTACCTACTCCATGTAAATGGTAACTCCCGCTGTGTCAATCATTGGATCGTGCCCTTGAGTATTTTACCTTGTTTGAGTCCCGTAAGTATGTACCCTACTGCAGTAGTGTTTAGTACAACCACGCAATAACTAAGCTCTTTGCCGGTGTATATCATCCAGGCATTCTATTACCTGACAAGCTAAGCTCAATAGTCCGCAATTGCAGCATGGTGGCCGAGTAACGCCTGCTCTTGGTTTCTGCCATGTTGATTAAAGATAGATGATCTATATATGGCCGAAAGTATCCTATAGCACTAACAAATCCTCCTACAGATTCCGTTAGACAGGGCCATCTGCCTTGAATTCTGAATTCCACTAGACCTTGCTACACAATTGCCTCTGTAAGCTGTACTTAAAGTGTGGCCTCTTCGTCCACCCTGACTTTCGCTGATGCATAAGATACGTCTGCTCTCACTATAGTTGTCTGCAGGCCCAGTAGCTTTACCCTTCGAAGCTCAACCATCGAATCATGGCAGAGGCACCATGCCCACAAACTGATCAGTCCCTTCCACAGGACTCAACCAGCTTACACGTCCGCAGGTGAATATTTCCGCTTCAGGCTTCCTCTGATTCAGAACACCAATATCATCGAATATCCCAGCCCGGAGGATGGTCGTCTGATCAAGAACGCCATCAGAATTCATTCTCAGCCCGTAGAGCGGTGTGCCTAGGCGATCTCATCAGATACCGTCTTTCCAATTCCAAAAGGGGgggttgggggggggggtagGATAGGACTGGATTGGACACACCGCAATCTCCGCAGAAATAGTTCTTGATATGTCTTCCGCTGTCCGCTATCTTGGGCAGTTCTTTCGGGCTCCCGGTTATTTTCAGGTCGGTCCGTTTGACGACCAAATTGTATGAGTAGAGAGAGCCGGTGAGCTTCCGGCAGTCACGGCAGTGGCAGAGTCCCTAAACGGCAGAGCAGGGGAAATATTAGATTAGGTCAATCACAACGAGCTGACACAATTTGTTGGAGCTGGAGATAGACCAACCGACGTCATGGGTTGGCCGCTATATTCAATGCGGACATTTCCGCAGAAACAGCCGCCAGTAGCGGTAGTCGGAGTAGCCATTTGAGCAGGAAATGTCTGATATATGAACCTGTGATGCCTGAGAAGGTCTTCGTGAGGAAAATTTCACACTTTTCTACTACTCAGCCTGAGCGAACATTTATCTACTGGGAGCGTAAGCTGTACTTGGACTCTTACCCGAGCGACCCAATAGTATGACTGTAATCGCCGGCATCGTTGACCCCAACATGTGATTGTTGAGAATAGTAAGCATTGTAGTCAACAATTGCTATGCAGGAAATAATTACTACTTCCAACTTGTCCCAAGTTCTTGCGGATATTTTTGGTTATTGTTTTGTTGTATTCAGGATAGGGCAGCCTCGGTGTCATGCTGGGCTTAGGGTTATGGTACTGCGGCAGATGTATACAGGGGCAGCGAGGCAGAAATGTATTAGATTTTGTGCATCTACCATCATGCATAATAATAATGCCATCATCCTGGAGTAAGAAATCTATTTTTAGACAATGATTTAGTCTGACTACCTGATTATAGAGTAGCGTTCTTTGGTTATGAGCTAACAAACCGTGCGAGTATCTCCAGAGGGGAACTTTTCGACAGCCACCATGGCATATGATCCCTTTGTATCATTAATCTATTGCCTTTGAATGTAAGTAATAAACCGACAGCAAGCTTAAGGGGCATTAATGAATTGAAGAACATTGGGTTAGCTGACCAATCAGTTGAACAATTCCTGCTCCTCCGTGCCCGACTAGAGGCATCTATGAACGACTTGGCCATCAACTGTGTATTCTGCATTACAACGGCATTATAGACGACTGTGTTGTGGCTCTGAGGGCTGGAATTCGACCGAGATTGATGAGTTATATGCTGTTAGGACGATTACCTATGAAACTGCGTCGGCCATCAATGCCGAATCCGGTCTTGTAATCTAGGACAGTTACTCTTGTGCTGATCGGTCAAGCAGAAAAATCTGGAATCGTCTGTGCTGTATCCAGGGTGTAATTGGAAAATGTTGCTTGAATGGAATTCAACTGCTGGGGAAGTTGTATGTGATCTGACGATAGATGCGCGGAGAGCGGACCACGAGGATTGTCGTAGAAAGATTTTATGTTGCCTAGGAGAGCCATTGCAGCGTCACTGGTCTGTCCTTGAATGATATACCCCAGCTGATATCATACAAAAGTGCTGGGAATATGACTCCGTGGGTTTATGACAGATATAGGCTGGGaagttgatggtgatgaagTCGTCGATTTCAGTCTCCTGAGCATTTCAGTTCTTTCTGGATGTCTCGCCTTTCATTGAAAGGGCCAGCTAGCCATTTCAGTCTCATTGACGCCTGGTCTAATAGCGAACAAGGTTAAAGCCCCCAGGGCACGTCTTGTAACGGATCACAGCCTTGTGTCTGCGACACTCCTGGCACTCGCAGTTGCATCTTTGCTCGTGTCCACTTTGTCCACTGCAAGAGGCCCCACTGCATTGGCCTCTTCCGTCTGCCTCTCTACCAGGTCATCTTTCCCAGGCCAATAGCAAACCATAACAGTCAACGCGGCAGCCCCAAGCACACCAGCTATCAACCAAAAGGCGTTCAAGTACCCGTCTATGGTAACCTGCCTCACCCCCTGTACATTCGCGCGGCTCCTATCCATCAAAGCATTCGCCCCGGCCAGAATGACGCTCGCACCCACCTGGTAGGCGGTATTGAACAGCGCACCCGCAACCGCATGGTTCCCCGCTTCGACCTCGCGGAGAAGAATACTTTGAGTCGGCACAAGAGCGACGGGACTGCCGATCACAAAGATGATGGCTGCAACGATGGAATACCAGTATCCCTCCCCGTGGTGGGTACCGCCGGCCCGATCCGGGGTCCAGCAAATGCCCAGGCGACAGCACCAGCGGCGGTGATGGCTAGCCCGGCCACGAGGATGTTCTTCTCCCCTGCGAGTCGTATGAGGGGGGTAGCAAAAACTCCGCTTGCGATAGCGGCAAAGGCAGCGGGCTATGTGTGGGTCAGGCACGAGCACCAAATCTGAGAGAGAGAATGGAATGGAGGCAGACATACCAGAAAATACACGGCGGTTAGGATTGTAGAGTAACCAAGGAGATTGACACAGAGTTgggtggagatgaagaacCACGTACTAAAGCTCCC
The DNA window shown above is from Aspergillus fumigatus Af293 chromosome 1, whole genome shotgun sequence and carries:
- a CDS encoding GFA family protein — protein: MATPTTATGGCFCGNVRIEYSGQPMTSGLCHCRDCRKLTGSLYSYNLVVKRTDLKITGSPKELPKIADSGRHIKNYFCGDCGTPLYGLRMNSDGVLDQTTILRAGIFDDIGVLNQRKPEAEIFTCGRVSWLSPVEGTDQFVGMVPLP